The following coding sequences are from one Kosakonia sp. H02 window:
- a CDS encoding ATP-binding cassette domain-containing protein: MSTPILEAHDLSKRFVGPTRLFAPKRYVTAVDRVSLTVYPGETLAIVGESGSGKSTLGRLLLRLLAPSEGRVFYQGEEITHASGARVNQLRRELQIIFQDPFASLNPRMTVEQIVGEPLWLHQKMGKADRQSRVAELLAMVGLPAAWARRYPHEFSGGQRQRIGIARALASGPKLLLGDEPVSALDVSVQAQVVNLLENLKQQLGLTMIIVAHGLAVIRHMSDRVAVMYLGQIVEMATVDEIFDAPLHPYTQALIASAPQTQPGLAREMPLLQGDLPNPSDPPQGCRFHTRCPYVTEECRQREPINQVLDGGRQVSCHRWQEINRDRSVIQIAPPSAAFLRRRALFEHAASHSSR, from the coding sequence ATGAGCACACCCATTTTAGAAGCCCACGATCTGAGTAAACGCTTTGTCGGGCCGACGCGCCTGTTCGCCCCAAAACGTTATGTCACCGCCGTCGATCGCGTCTCGCTGACGGTGTACCCCGGCGAAACGCTGGCGATTGTCGGCGAATCCGGCTCCGGTAAATCAACGCTCGGCCGCCTGCTGCTGCGGCTACTGGCCCCTTCTGAAGGGCGGGTTTTTTACCAGGGCGAAGAGATAACTCATGCCAGCGGCGCGCGCGTAAACCAGCTCAGGCGCGAGCTGCAAATCATCTTTCAGGATCCGTTTGCCTCCCTGAACCCGCGCATGACGGTGGAACAAATCGTTGGCGAGCCGCTGTGGCTGCACCAGAAGATGGGCAAAGCCGATCGCCAGTCGCGGGTCGCGGAACTGCTGGCGATGGTGGGCTTGCCTGCCGCCTGGGCGCGGCGCTACCCCCATGAGTTTTCCGGCGGCCAGCGCCAGCGTATTGGCATTGCCCGCGCGCTGGCTTCCGGGCCAAAACTGCTGCTTGGCGATGAGCCCGTTTCAGCCCTTGATGTGTCGGTGCAGGCGCAGGTGGTTAACCTGCTGGAAAACCTTAAACAACAGCTTGGGCTGACGATGATTATCGTTGCCCATGGCCTGGCGGTGATCCGCCATATGAGCGATCGCGTGGCGGTGATGTATCTCGGGCAGATTGTCGAGATGGCCACGGTGGATGAGATTTTCGATGCGCCTTTGCACCCGTACACCCAGGCGCTGATCGCCTCTGCGCCGCAAACCCAGCCGGGCCTCGCGCGGGAAATGCCGCTGTTGCAGGGCGATTTGCCGAACCCGTCCGATCCGCCGCAGGGTTGCCGTTTTCACACCCGTTGTCCGTATGTCACCGAAGAGTGTCGCCAGCGCGAGCCGATTAACCAGGTGCTCGACGGCGGCCGCCAGGTTTCCTGCCACCGCTGGCAGGAGATTAATCGCGATCGCAGCGTTATTCAGATAGCGCCGCCCTCCGCCGCGTTTCTGCGCCGCCGTGCACTGTTTGAACACGCGGCCTCTCACTCGTCCCGTTAA
- a CDS encoding metalloregulator ArsR/SmtB family transcription factor yields the protein MLLPLQLFKTLADETRLSIVLLLREAGELCVCDICAATGESQPKVSRHMAILREYALVTDRRDGKWIHYRLSAELPDWAGAVIDSTWHCMRDDVRKRLKAVEPGRC from the coding sequence ATGCTCCTTCCGCTTCAGCTTTTCAAAACCCTCGCTGATGAAACACGGCTGTCGATAGTGCTGCTGCTGCGTGAAGCTGGCGAACTTTGCGTTTGCGATATTTGTGCCGCGACCGGCGAGTCACAACCGAAAGTTTCCCGGCATATGGCTATCTTGCGCGAATACGCGCTGGTGACCGACAGGCGCGACGGAAAATGGATCCATTATCGTCTCTCTGCTGAGCTTCCTGACTGGGCTGGCGCTGTTATTGATTCCACCTGGCACTGCATGCGGGACGATGTCCGCAAGCGGCTGAAAGCGGTGGAGCCTGGTCGCTGCTAA
- a CDS encoding ABC transporter substrate-binding protein: protein MIVRNSLLTVLGSVMLLGAALPAQAESVLRVGLGADPDMLDPHLARTYYGRFVFASLCDRLVDVDENLKVVPGLAKDWSWSDDGKTLTMNLREGVTFHDGEKFDAAAAKFSLDRALTLPGSLRKSEISSIESVEVTGPMQIALHLKTPDSALLMQLTDRAGAMLAPTAAKKPDFAAHPVCSGPYKFDSRVSQDRIVLSRFDNYWNKGAYHFDKVIYLPIPDASVRLANLRAGDLDLTEGIAASDVKTVQADSKLQLSKVTGLGYQGITFNINNGNVPANDPFKDARVREAFSQAIDRDALNQVVFEGLYAPANQAFSPVSPYHVKLPVPPRDVEKAKALLKAAGVTTPITVSLLVPNNPTSQQVGQVLQAMTAEAGFNVNLQMTEFATLLDRQQHGDFQLSYSGWSGRPDPDGSIFGFIHSKGTLNDGRYSNAQVDEWLTQARLHNDPASRQALYEKVVKQLQTDMPLAYLYFEPRIFGLNKNVQGFKPYPDGIVRLAGLTLAK, encoded by the coding sequence ATGATTGTGCGAAATTCTCTGTTGACCGTTCTGGGAAGCGTTATGTTGCTGGGTGCGGCGCTGCCCGCCCAGGCTGAAAGTGTGCTGCGCGTTGGGCTTGGTGCGGATCCCGATATGCTCGATCCGCACCTGGCGCGCACCTACTACGGGCGTTTTGTCTTTGCCTCGCTGTGCGACCGGCTGGTGGATGTTGATGAAAATCTGAAAGTGGTGCCGGGGCTGGCGAAGGACTGGTCGTGGAGCGACGACGGCAAAACCCTGACCATGAACCTGCGCGAAGGTGTCACCTTCCACGATGGCGAAAAATTTGACGCCGCGGCGGCGAAATTCAGCCTCGATCGCGCCCTGACACTGCCAGGCTCGCTGCGTAAAAGCGAAATCTCTTCTATTGAATCGGTCGAGGTGACCGGGCCGATGCAAATCGCGCTGCACCTGAAAACGCCGGATTCGGCGCTGCTGATGCAGTTGACCGACCGCGCCGGGGCGATGCTGGCGCCTACAGCGGCGAAAAAGCCAGACTTCGCCGCGCACCCGGTCTGCTCCGGGCCGTATAAATTTGATAGCCGCGTCTCGCAGGATCGCATTGTGCTCTCGCGCTTCGACAACTACTGGAACAAAGGCGCGTACCACTTCGACAAGGTGATTTACCTGCCTATTCCGGATGCCTCCGTGCGGCTGGCAAACCTGCGCGCCGGCGATCTGGATCTGACAGAAGGGATTGCCGCCAGCGATGTAAAAACCGTGCAGGCGGACAGCAAGCTGCAATTGTCGAAAGTCACTGGCCTGGGTTACCAGGGCATTACGTTTAACATCAATAACGGCAACGTCCCGGCCAACGATCCGTTCAAAGATGCCCGCGTACGCGAAGCGTTCTCGCAGGCGATTGACCGCGATGCGCTGAACCAGGTGGTGTTCGAAGGGCTGTATGCCCCGGCGAACCAGGCGTTTTCACCGGTCAGCCCGTATCACGTGAAACTGCCGGTGCCGCCGCGCGATGTTGAGAAAGCTAAAGCGCTGCTGAAAGCAGCGGGCGTGACGACGCCGATTACGGTGTCGCTGCTGGTGCCGAATAACCCCACGTCTCAGCAGGTCGGCCAGGTATTGCAGGCGATGACCGCCGAAGCGGGCTTTAACGTTAATTTGCAAATGACCGAGTTCGCCACGCTGCTCGACCGCCAGCAGCACGGCGATTTCCAGTTGAGCTACTCCGGCTGGTCCGGTCGCCCGGATCCTGATGGCAGCATCTTCGGCTTTATTCACAGCAAAGGGACGTTGAATGATGGCCGCTACAGCAATGCGCAGGTGGATGAGTGGCTGACGCAGGCGCGGTTGCATAACGATCCGGCCAGCCGACAGGCGCTGTATGAAAAGGTGGTGAAACAACTGCAAACGGATATGCCGCTTGCCTATCTCTACTTTGAGCCACGTATTTTCGGGCTGAATAAAAACGTACAGGGCTTCAAACCTTACCCGGACGGCATTGTGCGTCTGGCGGGTCTGACGCTTGCGAAGTAA
- a CDS encoding ABC transporter ATP-binding protein, giving the protein MTTIPFKEAAPVLRLHNLKVQFAGSPVSVLDGISLTVKSGETLALVGESGCGKSITSLALMGLLPASAQIISGEMQFREHNLRQLSPREYADLRGNALAMIFQEPMTSLNPAFTLGDQLSEAVMRHQHVPHHTAMDVALQILEKVQIPAPQMRLKAYPHQLSGGMRQRVMIAMALINNPRLLIADEPTTALDVTIQAQILALLNHLKADTGTAVLMITHDLGVVAEVAQQVAVMYAGQVVEQGSVEAIFADPQHPYTIGLMGSIPSLGARKGQLSTIPGAVPLPEAMPKGCRFATRCPFAQTRCHEEKPSLQPQGRGHQVACFRAPLEQHIALGETA; this is encoded by the coding sequence ATGACCACCATCCCGTTTAAAGAGGCCGCGCCGGTGCTGCGCTTGCACAACCTGAAGGTGCAGTTTGCCGGATCGCCGGTCAGCGTGCTGGACGGTATTTCGCTGACCGTCAAAAGCGGCGAAACCCTGGCGCTGGTGGGGGAGTCCGGTTGCGGCAAAAGCATCACTTCGTTGGCATTAATGGGGCTGCTGCCTGCCAGCGCGCAGATAATCAGCGGTGAGATGCAGTTTCGCGAACACAACTTGCGCCAACTTTCCCCGCGCGAATATGCCGACCTGCGCGGCAATGCGCTGGCGATGATTTTCCAGGAACCGATGACCTCCCTGAACCCGGCGTTTACCTTAGGCGATCAACTGAGCGAAGCGGTCATGCGCCATCAACATGTGCCGCACCACACGGCGATGGACGTCGCGCTTCAGATCCTCGAAAAAGTGCAAATTCCCGCCCCACAGATGCGCCTCAAAGCGTACCCGCACCAGCTTTCTGGCGGCATGCGCCAGCGCGTGATGATTGCGATGGCGCTGATTAATAACCCGCGTTTGTTGATTGCCGATGAACCGACCACCGCGCTGGATGTGACCATTCAGGCGCAGATCCTCGCGCTGCTTAATCACCTGAAAGCCGACACCGGCACGGCGGTATTGATGATCACCCACGATCTCGGCGTGGTCGCCGAAGTGGCCCAACAGGTGGCGGTGATGTACGCCGGGCAGGTGGTGGAGCAGGGCAGCGTCGAGGCGATTTTTGCCGATCCTCAGCACCCGTACACCATCGGTCTGATGGGATCGATTCCGTCCCTCGGCGCGCGCAAAGGCCAGCTTTCCACCATTCCCGGCGCGGTACCGCTGCCGGAAGCGATGCCGAAAGGCTGCCGGTTTGCCACCCGCTGCCCGTTTGCCCAGACGCGCTGCCACGAAGAAAAGCCGTCGCTACAGCCGCAGGGGCGGGGCCACCAGGTTGCCTGTTTCCGCGCTCCCCTTGAACAGCACATCGCGCTGGGAGAAACCGCATGA
- a CDS encoding FCD domain-containing protein, producing MEKPSRYLANSSTALEQLRGLIHQHESTPGTPLPTERELAEALGVGRREVRRALDVLEEEGRIWRKQGKGTFTGPTAPARPFTLQGLVQQTNMLEVMEARLQIEPGLARLAALRASAENLALMQRMLERIDNVSPHDPDLNELWDSAFHRAIAEAAGNRLLLGLFDTLDAVRREPAWHHLRELARTPAKVERYNSHHHRIMQAIGERQPKAAATAMREHLLDLQHALIQAIHLEDDKP from the coding sequence ATGGAAAAACCGTCACGCTATCTGGCCAATTCCAGTACAGCGCTTGAACAACTGCGTGGGCTTATTCATCAACATGAGTCAACACCAGGGACGCCTTTGCCCACCGAACGTGAGCTGGCCGAAGCGCTGGGCGTCGGGCGGCGGGAAGTGCGCCGCGCGCTGGACGTGCTGGAAGAGGAGGGGCGCATCTGGCGCAAGCAGGGCAAAGGCACCTTTACCGGCCCCACGGCACCGGCCAGGCCGTTCACGCTGCAAGGGTTGGTGCAGCAGACCAATATGCTGGAAGTGATGGAAGCCCGTTTGCAGATAGAACCCGGTCTGGCGCGGCTGGCGGCGCTGCGGGCCAGCGCGGAAAACCTCGCGTTAATGCAACGCATGCTGGAGCGCATCGATAACGTAAGCCCGCACGACCCGGATCTCAATGAGTTATGGGACAGCGCTTTTCACCGGGCAATTGCCGAAGCGGCGGGAAACCGTCTGCTGCTCGGCCTGTTTGACACACTGGACGCGGTGCGTCGTGAACCCGCCTGGCACCACCTGCGCGAGCTGGCGCGAACGCCAGCAAAGGTCGAACGCTACAACAGCCATCACCATCGCATTATGCAGGCGATTGGCGAGCGCCAGCCGAAAGCGGCGGCAACAGCGATGCGTGAACATCTGCTTGACCTGCAACACGCCCTGATCCAGGCCATTCATCTTGAGGACGATAAGCCATGA